A stretch of Bradyrhizobium sp. CCBAU 53338 DNA encodes these proteins:
- a CDS encoding type II secretion system F family protein, translated as MNIQVLALAFLATAAVGGLAWVFLYPMLSGERKAESRRASIARAEAPTARQAEKTQRSRREQVESSLKDLEARRTQEKSVPLNIRLSQAGLDWTTQKFWIVSGVVAGVFFFGALFGGGGLLGAAGLAFAGGFGLPRWALGFLKKRRENQFLKALPDAVDVIVRGIKAGLPLFESIKVVAADAPEPLRSEFLAIIETQAIGMPLGEACSRLYERMPLPEANFFGIVVSIQQKSGGNLSEALGNLSKVLRDRKKMKEKIQAMSMEAKASAGIIGSLPPIVMFLVYLTTPGYISLLWTHPTGQLMLVGCVAWMSIGIMVMKKMINFDF; from the coding sequence ATGAACATTCAGGTCCTTGCCCTCGCCTTCCTCGCCACCGCTGCCGTCGGCGGCTTGGCCTGGGTCTTCCTCTATCCGATGCTGTCCGGCGAACGGAAGGCCGAGAGCCGCCGCGCCTCGATCGCGCGCGCCGAAGCGCCGACCGCCCGCCAGGCTGAGAAAACCCAGCGGTCGCGCCGCGAGCAGGTCGAGAGCTCGCTCAAGGACCTCGAGGCCAGACGCACGCAGGAGAAGAGCGTCCCGCTCAACATCCGCCTGTCGCAGGCCGGGCTCGACTGGACCACGCAGAAATTCTGGATCGTGTCCGGCGTCGTGGCGGGCGTGTTCTTCTTTGGCGCGCTGTTCGGCGGCGGCGGCCTGCTCGGCGCGGCTGGTCTTGCCTTCGCCGGCGGCTTCGGCCTGCCGCGCTGGGCGCTGGGCTTCCTGAAGAAGCGCCGCGAGAACCAATTCCTGAAGGCACTGCCCGACGCCGTCGACGTCATCGTCCGCGGCATCAAGGCCGGCCTGCCGCTGTTCGAATCCATCAAGGTCGTCGCGGCCGACGCGCCGGAGCCGCTGCGCAGCGAGTTCCTGGCCATCATCGAGACGCAGGCGATCGGCATGCCGCTCGGCGAGGCCTGCTCGCGTCTTTACGAGCGGATGCCGCTCCCGGAAGCCAATTTCTTCGGCATCGTGGTGTCGATCCAGCAGAAATCGGGCGGCAACCTCTCCGAAGCGCTGGGCAACCTCTCCAAGGTGCTGCGCGACCGCAAGAAGATGAAGGAAAAGATCCAGGCGATGTCGATGGAAGCCAAGGCCTCGGCCGGCATCATCGGCTCGCTGCCGCCGATCGTGATGTTCCTCGTCTATCTCACGACGCCCGGCTACATCTCCCTGCTGTGGACCCATCCCACCGGACAGCTCATGCTGGTCGGCTGCGTCGCCTGGATGTCGATCGGCATCATGGTGATGAAGAAGATGATCAACTTCGATTTCTGA
- a CDS encoding CpaF family protein has translation MFGKRSGTDTDLRAPKPGAVSPEPAPAPAPTVSRAPPPPTVASPPLAPSRPPPAMETRRSDNYYEVKATIFGALIEAIDLAQLAKLDSESAREEIRDIVNEIIAIKNIVMSIAEQEELLDDICNDVLGYGPLEPLLARDDIADIMVNGAGTVFIEVSGKIQRTGIRFRDNQQLLNICQRIVSQVGRRVDESSPICDARLADGSRVNAIVPPLAIDGPALTIRKFKKDKLTLDQLVKFGAISPEGAEILQIIGRVRCNVLISGGTGSGKTTLLNCLTNYIEHDERVITCEDAAELQLQQPHVVRLETRPPNIEGEGQVTMRELVRNCLRMRPERIIVGEVRGPEAFDLLQAMNTGHDGSMGTLHANNPREALSRCESMITMGGFSLPSRTIREMICASIDVIVQAARLRDGSRRITHITEVMGMEGDTIITQDIFLYDLVGEDANGKIIGKHRSTGIGRPKFWERARYYGEEKRLAAALDAAETGPKT, from the coding sequence GTGTTCGGTAAGCGTAGCGGAACAGACACCGACCTTCGGGCTCCCAAGCCCGGCGCCGTGTCGCCAGAGCCTGCCCCGGCTCCGGCGCCGACGGTGTCGCGCGCGCCGCCCCCGCCGACCGTCGCCTCCCCGCCGCTTGCCCCCTCCCGGCCGCCCCCGGCCATGGAAACCCGCCGCTCGGACAATTATTACGAGGTCAAGGCAACCATCTTCGGCGCGCTGATCGAGGCCATCGACCTCGCCCAGCTCGCCAAGCTCGATTCCGAGTCCGCGCGCGAGGAAATCCGCGACATCGTCAACGAGATCATCGCGATCAAGAACATCGTGATGTCGATCGCCGAGCAGGAAGAGCTGCTCGACGACATCTGCAACGACGTGCTCGGCTATGGCCCGCTCGAGCCGCTTCTGGCCCGCGACGACATCGCCGACATCATGGTGAACGGCGCCGGCACGGTCTTCATCGAAGTCAGCGGCAAGATCCAGCGTACCGGTATCCGCTTCCGCGACAATCAGCAGCTGCTCAACATCTGCCAGCGCATCGTCAGCCAGGTCGGCCGGCGCGTCGACGAATCCTCGCCGATCTGCGACGCGCGCCTCGCCGACGGCTCCCGCGTCAACGCCATCGTGCCGCCGCTGGCGATCGACGGCCCGGCGCTCACCATTCGTAAGTTCAAGAAGGACAAGCTGACGCTGGATCAGCTGGTCAAGTTCGGCGCGATCTCGCCTGAGGGCGCCGAGATCCTCCAGATCATCGGTCGCGTTCGCTGCAACGTACTGATCTCCGGCGGTACCGGTTCGGGCAAGACCACCCTGCTCAACTGTCTGACCAACTATATCGAGCACGACGAGCGCGTCATCACCTGCGAGGACGCCGCCGAGCTTCAGCTCCAGCAGCCCCACGTGGTGCGGCTCGAAACCCGCCCGCCCAACATCGAGGGTGAAGGCCAGGTCACCATGCGCGAACTGGTGCGCAACTGCCTGCGTATGCGCCCCGAGCGCATCATCGTCGGCGAAGTCCGCGGCCCGGAGGCCTTCGACCTCCTCCAGGCCATGAACACCGGCCACGACGGCTCGATGGGAACGCTGCACGCCAACAATCCCCGCGAAGCGCTGTCGCGCTGCGAATCCATGATCACGATGGGCGGCTTCTCCCTACCCTCGCGCACCATCCGCGAAATGATCTGCGCCTCGATCGACGTCATCGTCCAGGCCGCGCGCCTGCGCGACGGTTCGCGCCGCATCACCCACATCACCGAGGTGATGGGCATGGAAGGCGACACCATCATCACCCAGGACATCTTCCTCTACGACCTCGTCGGCGAGGACGCCAACGGCAAGATCATCGGCAAGCACCGCTCGACCGGCATCGGCCGCCCGAAATTCTGGGAACGCGCCCGCTATTACGGCGAAGAGAAACGACTTGCCGCGGCCCTCGACGCCGCGGAAACGGGACCGAAGACGTGA
- a CDS encoding AAA family ATPase → MISYARQTQEEQPEAPPPAEEHIAPAPRVSVQAFCETVETAAAVQSAGEDRRLGKAHLKIQMGGMAAAIEAYRSAPTPNVIVLESDARSDLLTGLDQLATVCDAGTRVVVIGRINDVMLYRELVRRGVSDYVLAPVGPIDVVRSICNLFSAPEAKAVGRIIAVVGAKGGVGASTISHNVAWAIARDLAMDAVVADLDLAFGTAGLDYNQDPPQGIADAVFSPDRVDTAFIDRLLSKCTDHLSLLAAPATLDRVYDFGTDAFDAVFDTLRSTMPCIVLDIPHQWSGWTKRALIGADDILIVAAPDLANLRNTKNLFDLLKASRPNDRPPLYCLNQVGVPKRPEIAATEFAKAIESQPVVSIPFEPQIFGAAANNGQMIAEISANHKSIEMFLQIAQRLTGRSETKKQKSSLLSPLIEKLRGK, encoded by the coding sequence ATGATCAGCTACGCGCGTCAGACCCAGGAAGAGCAGCCGGAGGCCCCGCCGCCGGCCGAGGAGCATATTGCGCCCGCGCCGCGTGTCTCGGTCCAGGCCTTCTGCGAAACCGTGGAGACAGCCGCAGCCGTGCAATCGGCCGGCGAGGACCGCCGCCTCGGCAAGGCTCATCTCAAGATCCAGATGGGCGGCATGGCGGCTGCGATCGAAGCCTATCGTTCGGCGCCAACGCCGAACGTGATCGTGCTCGAGAGCGACGCTCGCAGCGATCTGCTGACCGGGCTCGACCAGCTTGCCACCGTTTGCGACGCCGGCACTCGCGTGGTCGTGATCGGCCGCATCAACGACGTCATGCTCTATCGCGAGCTGGTGCGCCGCGGCGTCAGCGACTACGTGCTGGCGCCGGTCGGCCCGATCGACGTCGTGCGCTCGATCTGCAATCTGTTCTCGGCGCCGGAAGCCAAGGCAGTCGGCCGCATCATCGCGGTGGTCGGCGCCAAGGGCGGCGTCGGCGCTTCCACCATCTCCCACAACGTCGCCTGGGCGATCGCGCGGGACCTCGCGATGGACGCCGTGGTCGCCGATCTCGACCTCGCCTTCGGCACCGCCGGGCTCGACTACAACCAGGACCCGCCGCAAGGTATCGCGGACGCGGTATTCTCGCCCGACCGGGTCGACACCGCCTTCATCGATCGCCTGCTGTCGAAATGCACGGACCATCTCAGCCTGCTGGCGGCGCCGGCGACGCTCGACCGGGTCTATGATTTCGGCACCGACGCCTTCGACGCCGTGTTCGACACGCTGCGCTCGACCATGCCGTGCATCGTGCTCGACATTCCGCATCAATGGTCGGGCTGGACCAAGCGCGCCTTGATCGGTGCCGACGACATCCTGATCGTTGCGGCCCCGGATCTGGCCAATCTGCGCAATACCAAGAACCTGTTCGATCTCCTGAAGGCCTCGCGCCCGAACGACCGTCCCCCGCTGTACTGCCTGAACCAGGTCGGCGTTCCCAAGCGGCCGGAGATCGCCGCCACCGAATTCGCCAAGGCGATCGAGAGCCAGCCGGTCGTCTCGATCCCGTTCGAGCCGCAGATCTTCGGCGCGGCCGCCAACAACGGCCAGATGATCGCGGAGATCTCCGCCAACCACAAGTCGATCGAGATGTTCCTCCAGATCGCCCAGCGCCTGACCGGGCGCAGCGAGACGAAGAAACAAAAGTCGTCCTTGCTTTCACCGCTGATTGAGAAGTTGCGGGGAAAATAG
- a CDS encoding CpaD family pilus assembly protein, translating into MITTRPQTRYRAAALGGALVGIALALGGCQHDEVATASIPDDYKQRHPIAIEEQNRSIVVFVGHARGGLTAAQRADVMGLASTWMHEGTGAIHIDVPAGTPNARPVAESMREIQAMLAAAGVPPRGIISRPYQPEDKRFLPPIRLTYSKIAAVAGPCGLWPEDLGPSIKNKSWFENKEYYNFGCSYQRNMAAMVDNPSDLEQPRPETPAYTARRITAFEKYRKGTPTTTTYPEAEKAKLSDTGK; encoded by the coding sequence ATGATCACAACACGACCCCAAACCCGCTACCGCGCCGCCGCCCTCGGTGGCGCGCTCGTCGGTATCGCGCTCGCGCTCGGCGGCTGCCAGCACGACGAGGTGGCCACGGCTTCCATTCCCGACGACTACAAGCAGCGTCATCCGATCGCGATCGAGGAACAGAACCGCTCGATCGTCGTGTTCGTCGGCCACGCCCGCGGCGGCCTGACCGCAGCCCAGCGCGCCGACGTGATGGGCCTTGCCTCGACCTGGATGCATGAAGGCACCGGCGCCATCCATATCGACGTGCCCGCGGGAACGCCCAATGCGCGTCCGGTTGCGGAATCCATGCGCGAGATTCAGGCGATGCTGGCGGCGGCGGGCGTGCCCCCTCGCGGCATCATCTCGCGCCCCTACCAGCCGGAAGACAAGCGCTTCCTGCCGCCGATCCGGCTGACATATTCGAAGATCGCCGCGGTCGCGGGCCCCTGCGGCCTGTGGCCCGAGGACCTCGGCCCATCGATCAAGAACAAGAGCTGGTTCGAGAACAAGGAATATTACAACTTCGGCTGCTCTTATCAGCGCAACATGGCAGCCATGGTCGACAATCCGTCGGACCTCGAGCAGCCCAGGCCTGAAACTCCCGCCTACACGGCGCGGCGCATCACCGCCTTCGAGAAATATCGCAAGGGGACGCCGACGACGACCACCTATCCCGAGGCCGAAAAGGCCAAACTAAGCGACACCGGCAAATGA
- a CDS encoding type II and III secretion system protein family protein, with protein sequence MKCRADLTTLRTSMVRALSFSAALALTLNPALTPVIAADYRPAAPVATDGQMNARFLSLGIGKSIVIDLPRDIKDVLVADPKIANAVVRSSQRAYIIGASVGQTNIVFFDSAGQQIAAYDIAVKRDLNGVRAALKQILPNSDIQIDGIGDGVVLSGTAASPVEAQQANDLAVRLAGGADKVVNSIVVRGRDQVMLKVTVAEVARNIVKQLGIDLSANLNYGTSVVSFTNSNPFTAYGRNLVDGNNLTTKFGATPSVQATLRAMETAGVVRTLAEPNLTAISGESATFIAGGEFPVPAGYACDPTTHVCTTQISFKKFGISLNFTPVVLTEGKISLRVMTEVSELSNDNAITLSQAVTSSSVNSLTVPSIKTRRAETSLEIPSGGAMAMAGLIQEQTKQAISGLPGLMQLPILGTLFRSRDFVNNTTELVVIVTPYIVRAAAPKDLSRPDDGFAAPADPQAQLIGNVNRIYGVPGRAEPARNYRGTYGFITD encoded by the coding sequence ATGAAGTGCAGGGCAGATCTTACGACGCTGCGGACCTCGATGGTCCGAGCCCTGTCGTTCTCGGCCGCTCTCGCGCTGACGCTCAATCCCGCGCTGACGCCCGTGATCGCCGCGGATTACCGTCCCGCCGCACCGGTTGCGACCGACGGCCAGATGAACGCCCGCTTCCTCTCGCTCGGCATCGGCAAGTCGATCGTGATCGACCTGCCGCGCGACATCAAGGACGTGCTCGTCGCCGATCCCAAGATCGCCAATGCCGTGGTCCGCTCGTCCCAGCGCGCCTACATCATCGGCGCCTCGGTCGGCCAGACCAACATCGTGTTCTTCGATTCCGCCGGCCAGCAGATCGCCGCCTATGACATCGCGGTCAAGCGCGACCTCAACGGCGTGCGCGCGGCGCTCAAGCAGATCCTGCCCAATTCCGACATCCAGATCGACGGTATCGGCGACGGCGTCGTGCTGAGCGGCACCGCGGCCAGCCCGGTCGAAGCGCAGCAGGCCAACGATCTTGCGGTGCGCCTTGCCGGCGGCGCCGACAAGGTCGTGAACTCGATCGTGGTCCGAGGCCGCGATCAGGTCATGCTGAAGGTGACGGTTGCGGAAGTCGCGCGCAACATCGTCAAGCAGCTCGGTATCGACCTGTCGGCGAACCTCAACTACGGCACCTCGGTGGTGAGCTTCACCAACTCGAACCCCTTCACCGCCTACGGCCGCAACCTCGTCGACGGCAACAATCTGACCACCAAGTTCGGCGCGACGCCGTCGGTGCAGGCGACCCTGCGCGCGATGGAGACCGCGGGCGTGGTGCGCACGCTGGCCGAGCCGAACCTGACCGCGATCTCCGGCGAATCCGCGACATTCATCGCCGGCGGCGAATTCCCGGTGCCGGCGGGCTATGCCTGCGATCCCACCACTCACGTTTGTACCACCCAGATCAGCTTCAAGAAGTTCGGTATCTCGCTGAACTTCACGCCGGTCGTGCTGACCGAAGGCAAGATCAGCCTGCGGGTGATGACCGAGGTGTCGGAGCTCTCCAACGACAACGCGATCACGCTGTCGCAGGCGGTGACCTCGAGCTCGGTCAACTCGCTGACCGTGCCCTCGATCAAGACCCGCCGCGCCGAGACCTCGCTGGAAATTCCCTCCGGTGGCGCGATGGCGATGGCCGGCCTGATCCAGGAGCAGACCAAGCAGGCGATCAGCGGATTGCCGGGCCTGATGCAGCTCCCGATTCTCGGCACGCTGTTCCGCAGCCGCGACTTCGTCAACAACACGACCGAGCTGGTCGTGATCGTGACGCCTTACATCGTGCGCGCAGCGGCGCCGAAGGACCTGTCGCGGCCGGATGACGGCTTTGCGGCGCCTGCGGACCCGCAGGCCCAGCTGATCGGCAACGTCAACCGCATCTATGGCGTGCCGGGCCGGGCCGAACCGGCAAGGAACTACCGCGGCACCTACGGCTTCATCACCGACTGA
- the cpaB gene encoding Flp pilus assembly protein CpaB — MNRARIVVLTVAICAGGIAAYLASSSDSAPPPTAPVAQLPTTDVLVAKNDIGLGQTVKPEDVQWQTWPTATASSTFIRRSERPDGATQVTGSIARAPFIQGEPIRDQKLVKADGSGFMAAILPTGMRAISTEISPETGAGGFILPNDRVDVILTRRLKNPDQSSGAPDIIKSEILLANVRVLAIDQAPKEKDGQNSVIGKTVTLELNPAQTQALSSGRQAGTLSLALRSIADVKMSEITLDDSAQKREGVSIIRYGVQSQASKAP, encoded by the coding sequence ATGAATAGGGCACGCATAGTCGTCCTGACGGTCGCCATCTGCGCCGGCGGTATCGCCGCGTACCTGGCGAGCAGTTCGGACTCTGCGCCGCCGCCAACGGCTCCGGTCGCGCAGCTCCCCACCACCGACGTTCTGGTCGCCAAGAACGACATCGGCCTCGGCCAGACCGTGAAGCCGGAAGACGTGCAGTGGCAGACCTGGCCGACCGCGACCGCCAGCTCCACTTTCATCCGCCGCAGCGAGCGCCCCGATGGCGCCACCCAGGTCACCGGCTCGATTGCGCGCGCTCCCTTCATCCAGGGTGAGCCGATCCGCGACCAGAAGCTGGTCAAGGCCGATGGTTCCGGCTTCATGGCTGCGATCCTGCCGACCGGCATGCGGGCCATCTCCACCGAAATCTCGCCGGAGACCGGCGCCGGCGGCTTCATCCTGCCGAACGACCGCGTCGACGTGATTCTCACGCGGCGCCTCAAGAACCCGGATCAGAGCTCCGGCGCCCCCGACATCATCAAGTCCGAGATCCTCCTGGCGAATGTCCGCGTGCTGGCCATCGACCAGGCTCCGAAGGAGAAGGACGGCCAGAACTCGGTGATCGGCAAGACCGTGACTCTTGAGCTCAATCCCGCACAGACCCAGGCGCTTTCTTCGGGCCGCCAGGCCGGAACGCTGTCGCTGGCGCTGCGCAGCATTGCCGACGTCAAGATGAGCGAGATCACACTCGACGACTCCGCGCAGAAGCGCGAAGGCGTTTCGATCATTCGTTACGGCGTTCAAAGCCAGGCGTCGAAGGCACCATGA
- a CDS encoding prepilin peptidase yields MILDLARLLLFPALMAFAAASDLFTMTISNRVSLALVAGFFVLAFAGGMAPYDVLSHVGAGALLLVVAFTCFAMGWMGGGDAKVAASVALWFGFAQLMDFLLYASLFGGALTLLLLQFRQWPLPYGLAGQAWLARLHDKQTGIPYGIALALGALLVYPETEWVKAIDLAHLALG; encoded by the coding sequence ATGATCCTCGACCTCGCGCGCCTTCTGCTCTTCCCGGCCCTGATGGCGTTCGCAGCCGCCAGCGATCTCTTCACCATGACGATCTCGAACCGCGTCTCGCTGGCGCTGGTCGCAGGCTTCTTCGTGCTCGCCTTTGCCGGTGGCATGGCACCTTACGACGTGCTGAGCCATGTCGGCGCCGGCGCGCTGCTGCTCGTCGTGGCCTTCACCTGCTTTGCGATGGGCTGGATGGGCGGCGGCGACGCCAAGGTCGCGGCATCCGTTGCGCTCTGGTTCGGCTTCGCCCAATTGATGGACTTCCTGCTCTACGCCTCGCTGTTCGGCGGAGCATTGACGCTGCTGTTGCTCCAGTTCCGGCAATGGCCGTTGCCTTACGGGCTTGCCGGCCAGGCCTGGCTCGCACGGCTGCACGACAAGCAGACCGGCATTCCCTACGGCATCGCGCTCGCGCTTGGCGCATTGCTGGTCTACCCCGAGACCGAATGGGTGAAGGCGATCGACCTCGCTCACCTCGCACTGGGCTGA